A window from Synechococcus sp. RSCCF101 encodes these proteins:
- a CDS encoding DUF4330 domain-containing protein yields the protein MPVKRSWTVVDVGAAAAVLLALAGVAWSPKLTSAVAQVSGAVKPVQVSVDVRGIPVADPAALIRDAVEAGSTSIVIRNQPHGRVAVQEVVDTTRRLVAVQPDGSVVSADNPNNARRGSLDARFLLEGQGRLVDGGVVFGNQKLKIGSPVELEGPTYRINGTVSGISAG from the coding sequence ATGCCTGTCAAACGTTCATGGACAGTTGTGGACGTGGGTGCCGCCGCGGCCGTTCTGCTGGCACTGGCCGGTGTGGCCTGGAGCCCGAAGCTCACCAGCGCGGTGGCCCAGGTGAGCGGGGCCGTGAAGCCGGTGCAGGTGAGCGTGGATGTGCGCGGCATTCCGGTGGCCGATCCCGCCGCCCTGATCCGTGACGCGGTGGAGGCCGGCAGCACCAGCATCGTGATCCGCAACCAGCCCCACGGGCGGGTGGCGGTGCAGGAGGTTGTCGACACCACGCGCCGTCTCGTGGCCGTTCAGCCCGACGGCAGCGTGGTGAGTGCGGACAACCCCAACAACGCCCGCCGCGGCAGCCTGGACGCCCGCTTCCTGCTGGAGGGGCAGGGTCGCCTCGTGGATGGCGGTGTGGTCTTCGGCAACCAGAAGCTGAAGATCGGGTCCCCGGTGGAACTCGAGGGCCCCACCTACCGCATCAACGGCACCGTGAGCGGCATCAGCGCCGGATGA